Part of the Streptomyces sp. RFCAC02 genome is shown below.
CGGGCCGGTGGCACCCCTGACTACCGCACCGCCCGGTCCGCCTCCGCGCCACCGCCCGCCTCCGGCGCCCCGCCGCCCGCGCGCATTTCGTCGGCACCGGAGAACGACCGCTCGCCGTGCACCGCCAGCTCATCGAGCACGGCCTGCGGGTCGCCCGCCTCGATCAGCTCCAACAGGTAGCGGTGCCGCGCGACATGGGACTCCAGGTCCTCGTAGTACCGCTCCCGGACGTACAGGTTCCGCGCCATGCACAGCAGGAGCTGGCGGTGCAGGGAGGCGTAGATCTCGTCGATCCGCCGATGCCCCGCGAGGGCCACGATCGAGGCGTGGAAGGCGTACCCGGCCTCCACCAGTGCGGCCCGGTCCGCCGCGCGTGCTGCCTCGGCCATGCGCTCGAGCGCGTCCCGGCAGGCCCGCATCCTCGCGGGCGTCCGCACGGGCAC
Proteins encoded:
- a CDS encoding GntR family transcriptional regulator; translated protein: MASQAASDRDRLNPPSLVQLAAGAMRKMILSGELGPGDRLIELVLTERLGISRPPLREAMRLLEQEGLIVVQPRRGAVVATLTDRDVYEILTLRSALERTAVELGVPVRTPARMRACRDALERMAEAARAADRAALVEAGYAFHASIVALAGHRRIDEIYASLHRQLLLCMARNLYVRERYYEDLESHVARHRYLLELIEAGDPQAVLDELAVHGERSFSGADEMRAGGGAPEAGGGAEADRAVR